The Virgibacillus dokdonensis genome includes a window with the following:
- a CDS encoding metallophosphoesterase, whose amino-acid sequence MNRRSFLKKSLGSLFTLLGLSGGTFYYAKDVEPILLHVNKNTVASSKIPKAFDQFKIVQFSDTHIGFHYTLEQLKELVTKINGLQADLIVFTGDLVDEPQNFHWDNTIIDILKGLQATKGKFWIYGNHDHGGYGTEVVYNVMEKAGFQLLQNSCVSIKLKDAAFNLAGIDDLMLGKPNINQTLAQVNTNLFTVLLAHEPDFADKAKNHPIDLQLSGHSHGGQIRFPFIGHLYSPAYAENYVQGKYTLNEGRFQLFVSSGIGTTRLPFRFLCKPEINMYTLKSKV is encoded by the coding sequence ATGAATAGAAGGTCTTTTCTAAAAAAATCCCTCGGTAGTTTATTTACTTTGTTAGGTTTAAGTGGAGGAACGTTTTACTACGCTAAAGATGTCGAACCTATTTTACTCCACGTAAATAAAAATACGGTTGCGTCTAGTAAAATTCCAAAAGCGTTTGACCAATTCAAAATCGTTCAATTTTCAGATACGCATATTGGTTTTCATTACACATTAGAGCAATTAAAAGAGTTAGTAACAAAAATCAATGGGTTACAAGCCGATTTAATTGTGTTTACTGGTGACCTAGTGGATGAGCCTCAAAATTTTCATTGGGATAATACCATAATTGATATATTGAAAGGGTTGCAAGCTACAAAAGGAAAGTTTTGGATTTACGGAAACCATGATCATGGTGGGTATGGAACAGAAGTTGTTTATAATGTAATGGAAAAAGCAGGCTTTCAACTATTGCAAAATAGTTGTGTTTCAATTAAATTAAAGGATGCTGCATTTAATTTAGCTGGCATTGATGATTTGATGTTAGGCAAACCAAATATTAACCAAACTCTAGCGCAAGTGAATACGAACCTCTTTACCGTTTTACTGGCTCATGAACCGGACTTCGCAGATAAAGCCAAAAACCATCCAATAGACTTGCAGCTATCAGGACACAGTCACGGTGGACAAATTCGCTTTCCATTTATAGGTCATCTTTACAGCCCAGCATATGCTGAAAATTATGTACAAGGGAAATACACCTTGAATGAAGGCCGTTTTCAGTTGTTTGTCAGCAGCGGCATAGGTACGACTCGACTCCCCTTTCGATTTCTATGTAAACCAGAAATTAATATGTACACATTGAAATCAAAGGTTTAG
- a CDS encoding YkyB family protein, which produces MNESEQLDDLAKAIYTVNRHAKTAPDPKHLYYIKKATINELLKKNLAKKVGLHFSKHPKYSNQHSTLLVQVANYYFHVPPTKDDFKELQHLGELDESYRNPQTKMSLSEAKKIIYSYLNWKVNKSSQKTKRVSKRSSPYYTPSSLGKMNWAKKTHRH; this is translated from the coding sequence ATGAATGAATCAGAGCAACTTGACGATCTAGCAAAAGCAATTTATACAGTTAACCGACACGCAAAAACAGCTCCTGATCCAAAACACTTATATTATATAAAAAAAGCAACGATAAACGAGTTACTTAAAAAGAATTTAGCAAAAAAGGTGGGTTTACACTTCTCTAAACACCCTAAATATAGTAATCAGCATTCCACTCTACTCGTTCAAGTTGCTAATTACTATTTTCATGTACCTCCAACGAAAGATGATTTCAAAGAATTACAGCATTTAGGAGAATTGGATGAGAGTTACCGTAACCCCCAAACAAAAATGTCTTTATCAGAAGCAAAAAAAATAATTTACAGTTACTTGAATTGGAAAGTAAACAAATCTTCTCAAAAAACAAAAAGGGTTAGCAAACGAAGCTCTCCCTATTACACTCCATCATCTTTAGGTAAAATGAACTGGGCAAAAAAAACACATCGTCATTAA